AAATGCTATTTCTTCGTGGATTAGCAATTTTATCATTTCATAAACACATCAAAGTAAttcaaatcaaattatttttaacttagtTTTATAGTAGTTTTATCGGAAGTGTCATTTTGttgactaaaaatatattttttataaataaaaaagctcGATGAGCAATTTAAAATTTGAGTCAAATCTTATGGGGCTTGTTAGTAAGTTTTTAGTTTGGATATTACACTTTGATGGATTGATTAATAACAATCAAAAGgtcttattttataattttttactaGCTGTGGtctaaaataaatttcaataatTGGGGATAAATATATTGGGGTTTATAATGAGGCAAAATAATTGACCAATTTCTCATTGCATCCTTACTCTTTCTCTTAGGTTTTATgcgaaatttctaaaatttctcatGTTTttggaaatacatctccgaatacagcaaattttatttttttataaataaaattcagAGATACATGAGAGAACAATTGCAAACCAACACCAACACCAACATTAACAttgcattaaataaaaacattcatTATATAGATAATCACGATAATAAATTCAACATTACATAACCATTTCATCGGGACATTGCAACATAATGATTATATCTTCGACGGATCTTTCAATCTTCACATCCACTTCAATCagactgttgtgaaaaacgataccaataacaaagtataatagggaattagagaggagaagaagaacacaagaattggttataactgctattctttcactttctcttaaaacaagattacaagtttacaagaataacaaataacctctctcaccctaaattaggatttgcagcttagcaatgatgagagactagtatgctatttataataaaacctaacatactaactaatgggatttttcagcaaggcccattacacaagccaacttaataaacaagctaacttaacaaattagggtttaaacactaaaacctaatttaacatgctaacaaccctagcatcttcgacatctgcatgctagacccatcttcgactacagcatgcacacttcgacaccagcatgtgaacaatccttcgacttcatgcttaactctgtcgaactgtcgaaccaagaagctacccttcgacaatactagagttcgatccaatatctcacaaatctccaccttggacctaactctacaacgtcaaggaacaaactagctttcttcatgcagctttatcaactgcatacagtggaaaaacttgcaactcggcaatgtcttggtgatcatatcagcagcattgtcttcagtcgaaaccttcagcacttggacttctccacgctcgattactcctctgacaaaatgcagcctcacatcaatgtgcttagttcgctcatgataggctgaattcttcgacaggtgtattgcactttgactatcacatttaacagtgatacctcgaccttgaagtttcagctccttcgcaaaaccttcaagccacaatgcttctttcacagcttcagttagggaaatatactccgcttcagtggttgatagggcaacaaccttctgaagtgttgctttccaactaactgcagtgccaaacatagtgaaaacatatccagaaatagattttctggaatcaatacaacctgcataattagagtcgacatatcctcctattactgctttactatcttcaccaaaGGCTCcatcataaattaggactctattgagagacccatttatgtaccttaaaatccacttcaatgcttgccagtgagcctttctaggattcgccatgtacctgcttacaagacttactgcatatgctatgtcgggtctagtacagaccatagcatacatcaaagaaccaactatattagcatacggaatgctatttatataggctctttcaacatcagtactgggacactgatcaatactcagcttgaattgagggtttgttggagtcacaactggcttcgaattcgacataccaaattttttgagaatctttcgtagatatgcctcttgagataagcataacttcgaattctttctatctcttcggatgccaattccaagaatcctggaagcagctcccagatccttcatatcgaactccttattgatttcagccttcaccctcgtcacatcttcaacattgttgcttgctatgagaatatcatccacataaagcaacaaaataacaaatgaattaccaagtcgaaatctgaagtaaacgcagtggtcgaactgacttctaatgaaacttatgcgtgccatgaacttgtcgaatctcctattccactgtcgaggagattgtttcagcccatacaaagatctctttaacttgcacacataatcttccttccccttttcgacatacccttcagattgcctcatcaggatcgtttcatctagatctccatacaagaacgcagtcttcacatccatctgttccagtttaagatcgaactgtgctaccatggcaagtaacattcgaatggacctatgcttcacaacaggagaaaacacatcattgaagtcgacaccttctttttgagtgaaaccccttgcaactaaccttgccttgtatcttttcgacgtcactccttcaattccttccttaactttgaaaatccatttacagttgactaaccttgccctaacaggtttcttgatcagttcccaagtatgattatcatgaagagatttcatctcatcttccatggctttcagccattcagtcttatttcgactcctcataacttccttgtagtctctaggttcttcgtctaaaacctcacttgcagagattaaggcataagctataagatctgcatacccaagtctctgaggtgccttgatgactcttctcgacctatctctcgacaataggtagtcatcgtcagtttcctcaacttcctcagcatcttctgcttgttctttgacttcataagggatatgcaattcaacatcaacatgctccacctcaataggaatctctacctgttccagctcttcgtcatatgtttctgtacttcgatcaacatcatcagttttcttaaaatccatttcagcttcattgaaaactacatctcgacttgtgatacacctcctgtgacctggctctaggcaccatagcctataagctttgactccttctgggtatcccatgaacattcatttcagagctctaggttcgaccttgtcttgcctaatgtgagcataggctacggagccaaatactctcagtttgtcgagatctggtggatgtctcgaccaaacttcttcaggtgtcttcatatctaacactgtcgaaggacatctgtttatcagatatgttgctgttgaaacagcctcagcccagaacaccttcgttaaccccgcactagtcaacatgcatctgactctctccaaaatagttcgattaaacctttcagccaaaccattttgctgtggagtacctgcagtagttctatgccttgcaataccagaggcagcacaaaaactgtcgaatgcctcattgcgaaattcaaggccattgtcagttctcaacctcttgacctttctgccagtctgattttcaaccagagtcttccaacttttgaaattctcaaaagtttcatccttagtcttctggatgaatacccataattttatggaataatcatctactatggatagaaaataccttgctcctgaatgtgatggacaccttgcaggcccccaaagatcagcatggatgtaatcaagggatccatgtgttctttgtttgcctttgttgaacttcactctgcaagattttccaagtacacagggttcacaaaacttcagcttttcgactttgtctccaccaagcagattttgtttccctaattcgaccagacccctttcactgacatggcccaatctcatgtgccagatttctgtcttcgacaaaggtttcgtggctgcaacatttgtcgaaccacttacaacttcagcctcaagggtatacaagccttgtttcttcacgtctCTCAAGACTtacttcgaacccttcatgactcttaggatacttttctctccttggaaaacatatcctttcttgtcgaattcaccaagagaaagcagatttctcttcaaatcaggaacatacctgacttcagtcaacaaccttattgactcatcatggagcttgaatctaacagatccaatacctgtaatcttgcaagccttgttatttcccagcaatactgatccaccatcttgatcacataattcctcgaacaagtctttgtttggggtcatgtgccaagtgcaacctgaatccataatccactctcttctcgagtcactgattgaaaccacaagaatatcagatgattcaaaatcatcttgaacaatggctgcattgccattatccttacctccatgatctttcaggcgttcatggcacacctttcttgtgtgaccctccttcttataatgatagcatcgaatgccagatgcttcaccactgtaagacttcgactgacttttgcccttcttgtcgaacttaccattctttcgcaagaattttcctttaacggcctaaccttcaccaacagtcgaagatttatgctcctttcgttcattcaagtccttagaatacaaggttgattgaacttcttcaaacgtcagagactcccttccatacaagagagtttctttgaagtgagcatgtgatcgaggccaagaacacaatagtaacagcgcttgatcttcatcatcgaccttcacatcaatattttcaagatcaagaatcagcttgttgaacatatccaactgctcagccaacactttgtcttcaaacatcttgaatgaatacaaagcttgcttcaagtagagtcgatttaccagcgatttggtcatatacaaactttcaagtttcacccataaccctgatgtcgtcgtctcctttgatacctgtctgagaccttatcaccaaggctcaacaaaattgcgctgtgtgctttctcgatcatattcgtcttctctgctgccgtcaattctgcattcatggctgcctctcccttcaacgcttccaaacaaccctgctgaaccagtagggctttcatcttcaagcgccacagaccgaaatcattcactccggtgaatttttcaatctcatactttgttgaaggcatcttctccacgctcaccgcattaatttgttgtgaaaaacgataccaataacaaagtataatagggaattagagaggagaagaagaacacaagaattggttataactgctattctttcactttctcttaaaacaagattacaagtttacaagaataacaaataacctctctcaccctaaattaggatttgcagcttagcaatgatgagagactagtatgctatttataataaaacctaacatactaactaatgggctttttcagcaaggcccattacacaagccaacttaataaacaagctaacttaacaaattagggtttaaacactaaaacctaatttaacatgctaacaaccctagcatcttcgacatctgcatgctagacccatcttcgactacaacatgcacacttcgacaccagcatgtgaacaatccttcgacttcatgcttaactctgtcgaactgtcgaaccaagaagctacccttcgacaatactagagttcgatccaatatctcacacagaCCATTGTAAGAGTGGCAAAACGGCCCGGTTCGCAGAACAATGTCTGTTTTGCTCGCACTTTTATGCGAGGCGGATTAAGATTTTGGATCTGCATTATCTAATGCGTCTGCTCGAtctatttttttaagtttttacagacgcaaacattaatataaatttttaaatttttaaatttaaaataatccaACTAACTCTactttcaattttgtttttttaaataatcaatattttaaacTCACACTCTTAACTAAGCTTAAACTTAAAGATAATACTATATTGATATCTAAAGGTtaagggggtaactttttctctaACGAGTGTTGAGTTGATGTTGAGATTTATGGTGAACTTCACAAAGAGCAATGACTTTTGAATGTCAACTTAGATGGAAAGAAAATGTGATATGGGGTTGGTTTGTTAGAAGAATGCTACACTGACCGGTGTAATTGTCATGTtggttgtttattttttatttatgtgtaCTTGTCTTGTTCTATTGTACTTCTGAATAATGCTTCTttgattataattaaaaataaataaaaagtaaaaataatttaaataaaaagtaaatatattagtGAGTGGGCCCACGCAGATGTTTCTGCAATCTTGCTTCAAATTCTATGCTTGCAGACAGTTTAAAACAACCAACACCAACAAACCAAGGGAGTACTTGAAAAATTGATTAGGCTGAAAGTCCATTATCAACATCCGGTGTCTGTAGGTTGTTGTTTCCTACACCACCAGGCACCATCCAGTCTTCTTCTCTACTCTATCACGCCTCTTGTGCTGTCATTCTCGCATTAAAGCCAAGGACCCCAAATTCACATGATGCATTCAATGCTCTTTTATATTATCTTCATCTCAACATTCATTCAATATAtcacaaatatttaattattttagaatACTATCtccatttttcattttcatacaataattattattatttttttaatatgtatgAAAAGTTCAAAACGACTTATAACAATAAATACGAGAAatgttatttataaattttttaaacattttatgAAAACTAATgttagtttattaattttgtcACCTTGAGAGAGAAGACCAACCCATGGGTTAGGAGTGTTAAATATTTAATGACCAAACCAAATGCTACTGTTTTTTCAACTACTTCCATTCTCAGCCTTCACGTCTACTTATTGTTCATTGTTGCACCATAAATTCTCTCCTTTCTCATTTCACCTCATTcaagtattattatttttttattcactCTTTCTTCTCCTCTTGAATTTGCTAGTTTCAATGAgatatttctatttctatttccATCTCAACCTCTTTCTCCTTTCTTTGTTTTTCTCCATCCACACTACTCATCAGCTacaattctctcaaactcaagtcCTCCTACAGTTAACAAAGTATCTCCAATACCCTACCTCCTTACAAATCTTCCATAATTACAATACTGACCTTTGCACCCTCACTCCATCTCATCACTTGAGTATTAAATGTGAGGGCAATTCAGTAACTGAACTCAAAATCATGGGAGACAAAACCATCAAACATGGAAAGGTTTCCAGTTTCAATGGCTTTGCACTTCCAAACCAAACACTTTCCAAATCTTTCTCTATTGACTCTTTTGTCACAACATTGACAAGGTTAACAACTTTAAGAGTACTTAGTTTGGTTTCTTTAGGAATTTGGGGTCCACTTCCTGATAAAATTCATAGGCTTAGTTTCCTTCAAGTTTTGGATTTGAGTTCCAATTTCTTATTTGGTTCCATTCCACCAAAGATAGCTACATTGATCAATCTTCAAATACTAACACTTGATGGAAACTATTTCAACACCACAATGCCTGATTTTTTTGAACCTTTGTCTAATTTAAGTATCTTGAGTTTCAAGAACAATCAGTTAAAAGGCTCATTCCCTATTTCACTATGCAAAATCAAGAGCCTTACTGATGTTTCCTTGTCACACAATGAACTATCTGGTGAATTACCGAATCTCACCGCGCTTTCGAGGTTACATGTATTGGATTTGATGGAAAATGGTTTTGATTCTGAGGTACCGTTGATGCCGAAATCGGTTGTCACGGTGTTGCTAAGTAGGAACTTGTTCTCAGGTGAGATTCCTAGTCAGTTTGGTGAACTTAGTCAGCTTCAGAATCTTGATCTTTCGTCGAACCGTCTATCCGGGGTTCCTCCGTCGTCGTTGTTTTCTTTGAGAAACATTAGTTATTTGAATTTGGCAAACAATGTGCTAGGTGGTTCAATTCCAAAGAAGCTGAAATGTGGGAGCAAGCTTGGTTTTGTGGATATTTCTGGTAACTTGTTAAGTGGTTTACTTCCTTCTTGTTTGGAAAGTATATCTGATAGAAGAGTTGTTAGATTTGGTGGAAACTGTTTGTCTGTTAATTCTCAACCtcggaatcagaatcagaatcagaatcagaaacaCGGTTCTTATTGTGAAGAATCTAGTTCAGGAAAGATCAAGTTTTGGAGATGGGAAATTGATGCTGCAATTGCTATCATTGTTGtagtttttcttttcttgttagCTTTTGGAGTTTTCTTTTACAGAAAGTTTCATTCAAGAGAGATTTAtaggcatgagatgttgccaaaGATTGttcaagataataataataactcgACAACAGGAGTTTCCTCTGAACTCCTTGCTAG
The Vicia villosa cultivar HV-30 ecotype Madison, WI linkage group LG6, Vvil1.0, whole genome shotgun sequence genome window above contains:
- the LOC131609073 gene encoding probable inactive leucine-rich repeat receptor-like protein kinase At3g03770, with amino-acid sequence MLLFFQLLPFSAFTSTYCSLLHHKFSPFSFHLIQVLLFFYSLFLLLLNLLVSMRYFYFYFHLNLFLLSLFFSIHTTHQLQFSQTQVLLQLTKYLQYPTSLQIFHNYNTDLCTLTPSHHLSIKCEGNSVTELKIMGDKTIKHGKVSSFNGFALPNQTLSKSFSIDSFVTTLTRLTTLRVLSLVSLGIWGPLPDKIHRLSFLQVLDLSSNFLFGSIPPKIATLINLQILTLDGNYFNTTMPDFFEPLSNLSILSFKNNQLKGSFPISLCKIKSLTDVSLSHNELSGELPNLTALSRLHVLDLMENGFDSEVPLMPKSVVTVLLSRNLFSGEIPSQFGELSQLQNLDLSSNRLSGVPPSSLFSLRNISYLNLANNVLGGSIPKKLKCGSKLGFVDISGNLLSGLLPSCLESISDRRVVRFGGNCLSVNSQPRNQNQNQNQKHGSYCEESSSGKIKFWRWEIDAAIAIIVVVFLFLLAFGVFFYRKFHSREIYRHEMLPKIVQDNNNNSTTGVSSELLASARYISQKMKLGTQTTTTCRHFSIEELKEITRNFDLSTYIGEGSIGKLYKGKLENGSYVMIRSLALRKKLSIQNLKARLDLLSKLHHPNLVSLLGHCIDGRGKEGISPQKLHLVYEYVQNGDYRTHLSEFSLDKALKWSDRLSILIGVAKAVHFLHTGMKPGCFRNQLKTNSILLDEHRFPKLSDYGMSIIAEEIENIEVNGEKLKYCLREELEDDVYNFGFILFESLAGPIASEKGEAFFLNERASFDSHDGRKRIVDPVVLTSCCQESLSIVISITTKCISPQSSSRPSFEDVLWNLQYAAQVQASADAEHSISS